The proteins below come from a single Iocasia fonsfrigidae genomic window:
- a CDS encoding class II D-tagatose-bisphosphate aldolase non-catalytic subunit, with amino-acid sequence MRLADDSAEDKLSDEVIAKRGSILYGGCEEAYQELLKNNADIHHYDRSKAKELCKYINNYGKIVLEGHSTDYQSSKSLREMVEDGIAILKVGPALTFALREGLFTLSMIEKELISPENRADFMETLEKVMRHSPENWKKHYSGSQKELKLQRKFSFSDRCRYYFAKPEVIDAINKLFENLQSVDIPLGMLRRFMPMQYIKVRNGKLALNPKELVLDSVVELIESYNYATKHNYMVAEILLTRQVVF; translated from the coding sequence ATGAGACTAGCTGACGACTCTGCAGAAGATAAACTTTCAGATGAAGTAATTGCAAAAAGAGGTTCCATACTATATGGAGGATGTGAAGAGGCCTATCAAGAATTATTAAAGAATAATGCAGATATCCATCATTATGATCGATCAAAAGCAAAAGAGTTATGCAAATACATTAACAACTATGGTAAAATTGTCTTAGAAGGGCATTCAACTGATTATCAATCTTCAAAAAGTTTAAGAGAAATGGTTGAAGATGGTATTGCTATACTAAAAGTTGGACCGGCCTTAACGTTTGCTTTAAGAGAAGGTTTATTTACTTTAAGTATGATAGAAAAAGAATTAATTTCTCCAGAAAATAGAGCAGATTTTATGGAAACATTGGAAAAAGTAATGAGACACAGTCCTGAAAATTGGAAGAAACATTATTCTGGATCCCAAAAAGAATTAAAATTACAACGCAAATTTAGTTTTTCTGACCGCTGTAGGTATTATTTTGCTAAACCCGAAGTTATTGATGCCATTAATAAGTTGTTTGAAAATTTACAGTCAGTAGATATCCCGTTAGGTATGCTTCGGCGGTTCATGCCTATGCAGTATATAAAGGTAAGAAATGGGAAACTAGCATTAAATCCAAAGGAGTTAGTTTTAGATAGTGTAGTGGAATTGATTGAATCTTATAATTATGCTACAAAACATAATTATATGGTAGCAGAAATTTTATTAACTAGACAAGTTGTGTTTTAG
- a CDS encoding AzlC family ABC transporter permease, which translates to MEVVISEKIKDRDNFVAGVRKGLTIAFGYIPIAIAFGILARSNGIPLHIIIAMSIIVYAGASQFVAVKLIALNAGLWGIVLATFILNLRHFLMSASVSQRINKKTATGLLAIISFGITDESFSLISLSEEKVLDDKYVFGINLIAYLSWVAGTVIGVFMGTTLPEIIQSSMGIALYSMFIGLLIPALKKSRKVKIIALISIVISSLMYWGPSFVSSISDGWKIIIATITAAGIAAFFFSDKEEGWKR; encoded by the coding sequence ATGGAAGTTGTTATAAGTGAAAAGATAAAAGATAGGGATAATTTTGTGGCTGGAGTAAGAAAAGGACTAACAATTGCTTTTGGTTATATACCAATTGCCATCGCTTTTGGAATACTTGCCCGTTCTAATGGGATACCACTACATATTATCATCGCTATGTCTATTATTGTTTATGCTGGTGCCAGTCAATTTGTGGCTGTCAAGTTAATAGCCTTAAATGCAGGATTATGGGGGATTGTTCTGGCCACATTTATTTTAAATCTGCGTCATTTTTTAATGTCTGCTTCAGTCTCACAGAGAATCAATAAAAAGACAGCTACTGGATTACTGGCGATTATATCCTTTGGTATAACTGATGAATCCTTTTCTTTAATATCATTAAGTGAGGAAAAGGTATTAGATGATAAATATGTCTTTGGTATTAATTTAATTGCTTATCTATCCTGGGTAGCTGGTACAGTAATAGGTGTATTTATGGGTACGACTTTACCAGAGATTATTCAATCAAGTATGGGAATAGCACTCTATAGTATGTTTATTGGTTTATTAATTCCTGCCTTAAAAAAATCCAGAAAGGTAAAAATTATTGCGCTTATTTCAATAGTCATAAGTTCTTTGATGTATTGGGGACCTTCTTTTGTTAGTTCTATTTCTGATGGGTGGAAGATAATCATTGCTACTATTACTGCTGCTGGAATAGCTGCTTTTTTCTTTTCAGATAAAGAAGAGGGGTGGAAAAGATAA
- a CDS encoding LacI family DNA-binding transcriptional regulator codes for MTVTMKDIAKLANVSRSTVDKVIHNRPGVKKETRQRIQAIIDELNYKPNLLGKALVNSKDPVKLGVILTPDYNPFIQVLLQGIKKAEREFAPFGIKIIVKMLTTLQPAELISILTEFENMNVKGIAFLPIDDTQVINKANQLADKGIAILTFNSKLEGINEIRYVGQDHVKAGRVAADLMEKLIPSGGDVAVIISSKNLSCHPDRLSGFCSHIENNNHNINIVDIQENQDQRETAFKITLEYCNKYPNLKGIYLSGSCSGGIKNALSLAGKLDDIKIISHDLVPENEMLLKEGVVDFVIAQSEKKQGYQIIKELFNYLIKKQKPNSDVYEIPVDIITKEMLINNTKNNINKIS; via the coding sequence TTGACAGTAACAATGAAAGATATTGCGAAATTAGCAAATGTTTCAAGGTCAACAGTAGACAAAGTTATCCATAACCGACCTGGTGTAAAAAAAGAAACTCGCCAACGAATTCAAGCTATTATTGATGAATTGAATTATAAACCTAATCTATTAGGAAAAGCACTTGTCAATTCCAAAGACCCTGTCAAATTAGGAGTAATACTAACTCCTGATTATAACCCCTTTATACAAGTGCTTTTACAAGGTATCAAGAAAGCCGAGAGAGAGTTTGCACCATTTGGAATAAAGATTATTGTTAAAATGCTAACCACCTTACAGCCTGCAGAACTTATAAGTATTTTAACAGAATTTGAAAATATGAATGTTAAAGGAATTGCATTTTTACCTATTGATGATACCCAAGTAATTAATAAAGCAAATCAATTAGCTGATAAAGGCATTGCTATACTTACTTTCAACTCAAAATTAGAGGGAATTAATGAAATTCGCTATGTAGGACAAGATCACGTAAAAGCTGGTCGAGTTGCTGCTGATTTAATGGAAAAGTTAATTCCTTCTGGCGGAGATGTTGCAGTTATTATTAGTTCAAAAAATCTATCCTGTCATCCTGATAGATTATCCGGATTTTGTTCACATATAGAAAATAATAATCATAATATTAACATTGTAGATATACAGGAAAATCAGGACCAAAGAGAAACCGCTTTTAAAATCACACTAGAATACTGTAATAAATATCCAAATCTAAAAGGAATATATTTATCAGGAAGTTGTAGTGGCGGAATAAAAAATGCCCTATCCTTAGCAGGAAAATTAGATGACATTAAAATAATTAGTCATGATTTAGTACCTGAAAATGAAATGCTATTAAAAGAAGGTGTTGTTGATTTTGTAATTGCACAAAGTGAAAAAAAACAAGGATACCAAATAATTAAAGAACTTTTTAATTATTTGATTAAAAAACAAAAACCAAATTCAGATGTTTATGAAATACCTGTAGACATAATTACAAAAGAAATGCTAATTAATAACACCAAAAACAATATTAACAAAATAAGTTAA
- a CDS encoding D-psicose 3-epimerase, translating into MKFGTLYAYWNTEWDCDYAIYAEIAKKVAEIGFDVLEISADHIYRMPESELQKLNDLAEEYGLILTANSGPSKEYDLASSDPVVRKQGIEYFKTILKKMEIINSKILIGAIYSYWPSDFLETDKEAAWERSIDCLKEISKTAEELEIEISLEVLNRNETYILTDCKEAIEYCNKVGSKNVKILLDTYHMNIEEDNIPDAIKMAGDLLGHLHVGECNRKLPGMNNSIDWDGIGEALKDINYDKAVVMEPFLLKGGSVGEDIRVWRDLSDNADQATMDKYITDSLRFLKKTLE; encoded by the coding sequence ATGAAATTTGGGACTTTATATGCTTATTGGAACACTGAATGGGACTGTGATTATGCGATATATGCTGAAATTGCAAAAAAAGTGGCTGAAATTGGATTTGACGTTTTAGAAATTAGTGCTGATCACATTTATAGGATGCCGGAGAGTGAGTTGCAAAAATTGAATGATCTAGCAGAAGAATATGGTTTAATACTTACTGCAAATAGTGGGCCATCTAAAGAATATGACCTTGCTTCATCGGATCCAGTAGTACGAAAACAAGGAATTGAATATTTTAAAACAATCTTAAAAAAAATGGAAATAATTAATTCAAAAATATTAATTGGAGCCATCTATTCATACTGGCCATCCGATTTTCTTGAGACTGATAAAGAGGCTGCCTGGGAAAGAAGTATTGATTGTTTAAAAGAAATTAGTAAAACTGCAGAAGAATTAGAAATTGAGATTTCTCTTGAGGTTTTGAACAGAAATGAAACATATATTTTGACAGATTGTAAAGAGGCAATTGAGTACTGCAATAAAGTAGGCAGCAAAAATGTTAAAATTCTTTTAGATACATACCATATGAATATTGAAGAAGATAATATTCCAGATGCAATCAAAATGGCGGGAGATTTGTTAGGACATTTGCACGTAGGTGAATGTAATAGAAAACTACCAGGAATGAATAATAGTATTGATTGGGATGGAATAGGTGAAGCTTTGAAAGACATAAATTACGATAAGGCTGTAGTTATGGAACCCTTTTTATTAAAAGGCGGTTCTGTTGGAGAGGATATTAGAGTATGGAGAGACTTAAGTGATAATGCTGATCAGGCCACAATGGATAAATATATTACAGATTCTTTAAGATTTTTAAAGAAAACTTTGGAATGA
- a CDS encoding substrate-binding domain-containing protein — MKKLFIVFMIIGMVTLLTITSFAEDKYVIGVTMKTLQDEYSRKLGDAIKERAEQYDNIELLLVDAQADLYKQLTQVEDFIVRGVDVIVLNPQDAGGGSLAVKRANEAGIPLIEVNTVTNNTNYVSYVGSSDTAAGKIQGEYIYKRLNGKGNVVLLYGNMGQSPQILREKGLIETLLSKPDIKLVSAQTANWQRAQAMSITEDWLLKYDDIDAICAQNDDMAMGALRAVEALGRKDIVIAGVDAIDDALKAIDEGRLDATVLQDAIAQGYKTVDVALEVAKGNEVEEEYIIPFKLITKDNVKEYIK; from the coding sequence ATGAAAAAACTATTTATAGTATTTATGATTATTGGAATGGTTACTTTATTAACGATTACTTCTTTTGCTGAAGATAAGTATGTTATTGGTGTTACAATGAAGACTTTACAGGATGAATATTCTAGAAAACTTGGAGATGCTATTAAAGAACGTGCAGAACAATATGATAATATTGAATTATTGTTAGTTGATGCCCAAGCGGATTTATATAAACAATTGACTCAAGTAGAGGATTTTATAGTAAGAGGTGTAGATGTTATTGTTTTAAATCCTCAAGATGCTGGGGGAGGTTCATTGGCTGTTAAGAGGGCTAATGAAGCGGGGATTCCATTAATAGAGGTTAATACAGTTACAAATAATACAAATTATGTATCATATGTTGGTTCATCTGATACAGCAGCTGGAAAAATTCAAGGTGAATATATCTATAAAAGGCTTAATGGAAAGGGAAATGTAGTATTATTATATGGTAATATGGGACAATCTCCTCAAATTTTAAGGGAAAAAGGTTTAATAGAAACTTTGCTATCAAAACCTGACATTAAGTTAGTTTCTGCTCAAACAGCCAATTGGCAAAGGGCTCAGGCAATGTCTATTACAGAAGATTGGTTACTAAAATATGATGATATTGATGCTATTTGTGCACAAAATGATGATATGGCTATGGGGGCTTTAAGGGCTGTTGAAGCATTAGGTAGAAAAGATATTGTAATTGCAGGTGTAGACGCTATAGATGATGCATTAAAAGCAATTGACGAGGGCCGTTTAGATGCAACAGTTCTTCAAGATGCTATTGCCCAAGGATATAAAACAGTTGATGTTGCATTAGAAGTGGCTAAAGGTAATGAAGTAGAAGAGGAATATATCATACCATTTAAATTAATAACAAAAGATAATGTGAAAGAATATATTAAATAG
- a CDS encoding sugar kinase: MPEVLIMGEMLVEIMRPDVGIELYKPGLFKGPYPSGAPAIFIDTVARLGHDTAIIGGVGKDDFGKSLLDRFKRDGVNCDYVLQSEERATGVAFVTYFSDGSRKFIFHMGNTPAVEAKMPDVSRLKDVKYFHIMGCSLMSNKDFAQEILKTMRALVKQGTKVSFDPNIRKELLTDDSIYAVVNEVVTNTSVFLPGIEELLMITEEKNIKEAIKKSFRNPNLEVLALKNGSKGSTIYTRNQVVEMGVYEVEQLDPTGAGDCFDGAFIAGLVDGKNVLDAAKMGAAAGAINAAAFGPMEGDISIETVNKIIKDNKVKK, encoded by the coding sequence ATGCCAGAAGTATTAATTATGGGGGAAATGCTTGTCGAAATTATGAGGCCTGATGTAGGTATTGAACTGTATAAACCAGGACTTTTCAAAGGACCTTATCCAAGTGGGGCACCGGCAATTTTTATTGATACAGTTGCTAGATTGGGACATGATACAGCAATTATTGGTGGTGTAGGAAAAGATGATTTTGGCAAAAGTCTTTTAGACAGATTTAAAAGAGATGGTGTGAACTGTGACTATGTATTGCAAAGTGAAGAACGAGCTACTGGTGTAGCATTTGTAACATATTTTTCTGATGGATCTAGAAAATTTATTTTCCACATGGGAAATACACCTGCAGTTGAAGCAAAGATGCCTGATGTAAGTAGATTAAAAGATGTAAAATACTTTCACATTATGGGATGTTCACTGATGAGTAATAAAGATTTTGCCCAAGAAATATTGAAGACTATGAGGGCTTTGGTGAAACAAGGTACTAAGGTATCCTTTGACCCTAATATTCGTAAAGAATTATTGACAGACGATAGTATATATGCTGTTGTTAACGAGGTTGTAACAAATACAAGTGTTTTTCTCCCTGGAATAGAAGAACTACTTATGATTACAGAAGAAAAAAATATCAAAGAAGCAATTAAAAAAAGTTTTCGAAATCCAAACTTAGAGGTTTTAGCTTTAAAAAATGGATCTAAAGGATCTACTATTTATACGCGGAATCAAGTTGTGGAAATGGGGGTTTATGAAGTAGAGCAGCTTGATCCTACTGGGGCAGGAGATTGCTTTGATGGGGCTTTTATAGCAGGTTTAGTAGATGGAAAGAATGTGCTGGATGCTGCTAAGATGGGAGCTGCAGCTGGTGCTATAAACGCTGCTGCTTTTGGACCTATGGAAGGTGACATTAGTATAGAAACAGTTAATAAAATAATAAAAGATAATAAGGTGAAAAAATGA
- a CDS encoding AzlD domain-containing protein produces MNYWLLIIAMGAVTYIPRMIPMVFLRDIEPSPFVKRFLNYIPYAALTTLIFPGILYSTNNLFSALTGGIVSIITAFYKENLLLIVFAGIASAFVIEIVLF; encoded by the coding sequence ATGAATTACTGGCTGTTAATTATTGCTATGGGGGCTGTAACATACATTCCCAGAATGATACCAATGGTATTTTTGCGTGATATAGAACCCTCCCCCTTTGTAAAGAGGTTTTTGAATTATATACCCTATGCTGCTTTAACTACCCTGATCTTTCCTGGAATATTATATTCAACTAATAATCTCTTTTCAGCACTTACCGGTGGTATAGTATCTATCATCACAGCTTTTTATAAGGAAAATCTGCTGTTAATAGTCTTTGCCGGGATTGCCAGTGCTTTTGTAATTGAGATAGTATTATTTTAA
- a CDS encoding ABC transporter permease: protein MFENILSADKKLLLRKYGLLLGMIILIMVLSLVSDAFLNFRNIINISRQVSINGIIAIGMTFVILTGGIDLSVGSLVAVSGVIGGSIISQHPDMVWPAILASVFVCSIFGLINGIAVTKFNIAPFIITLSTMTISRGFALVYSNGRPYIFDSDSFSVIGNEYIGFVPLPVIILIVIFILAMVLLRFTRFGRYVYAIGGNKEAARASGINVNNVVTKVYVLIGALSGLAGIVLASRINSGQPAIGSGYELDAIASVVIGGTSLNGGIGKITGTVLGFLLIGIINNGLNLLNVSSYWQQIVKGIIIASAVLFDQYTKKTNS from the coding sequence ATGTTTGAGAATATACTTTCCGCAGATAAGAAATTATTATTAAGAAAATATGGACTATTATTAGGAATGATTATATTAATAATGGTATTGAGTTTAGTGTCAGATGCTTTTTTGAATTTTAGAAATATAATTAATATATCTAGACAAGTTTCTATAAATGGAATTATAGCTATTGGAATGACTTTTGTAATATTGACTGGAGGGATAGATCTTTCAGTAGGTTCTTTAGTAGCAGTTTCTGGTGTTATTGGTGGAAGTATAATAAGTCAACATCCTGATATGGTATGGCCAGCTATATTAGCATCTGTTTTTGTATGCAGTATTTTTGGGTTAATAAATGGAATTGCAGTTACTAAATTTAATATTGCACCGTTTATTATAACTTTATCTACAATGACAATATCTAGGGGATTTGCTTTAGTATATTCTAATGGTAGACCTTATATTTTTGATTCTGATTCTTTTTCTGTAATAGGAAATGAATATATAGGATTTGTGCCGCTCCCTGTTATAATATTAATTGTTATTTTTATATTAGCAATGGTATTACTTAGATTTACTAGATTTGGTAGATATGTATATGCTATAGGTGGTAATAAAGAAGCAGCTAGAGCTTCAGGTATAAATGTTAATAATGTAGTTACTAAAGTATACGTTCTAATAGGCGCCTTATCTGGTTTAGCAGGAATAGTTTTGGCTTCTAGAATAAACTCTGGGCAACCTGCTATTGGTAGTGGATATGAATTAGATGCTATTGCATCTGTTGTTATTGGTGGAACAAGCCTCAATGGAGGTATTGGGAAAATAACTGGTACGGTATTGGGTTTTTTACTGATAGGGATTATTAATAATGGATTAAATTTACTTAATGTTTCTTCATACTGGCAACAAATTGTTAAAGGGATTATTATAGCCAGTGCAGTCTTGTTTGATCAATATACAAAAAAAACTAATAGTTAA
- a CDS encoding helix-turn-helix domain-containing protein, with translation MNNPELLIGKKLHKLRQSKGYSLSQAEDLTGVSKSMLGQIERGKSSPTVNTLWRIAKGLNVSFSFFIEEDKQETTIVSPSEIKPIIDENNKYRVYPIFPYDKQRKLEMYILDLEPHYSHQSEAHTTGVEEYIFIHQGILELTTGEKEYTIKTGNSIHFNADQKHIYTNITEKTTIAYLTMYYPV, from the coding sequence ATGAATAATCCTGAATTATTGATCGGAAAAAAGCTTCATAAACTAAGGCAGAGCAAGGGCTACAGCTTAAGCCAGGCGGAAGACTTAACAGGGGTAAGTAAATCAATGCTGGGTCAAATTGAAAGGGGAAAATCAAGTCCAACAGTAAATACCCTCTGGCGGATAGCCAAAGGTCTAAATGTATCATTTTCTTTTTTCATTGAAGAAGATAAACAAGAAACCACCATTGTGTCACCTTCTGAGATTAAGCCAATCATTGATGAAAATAATAAATACCGTGTCTACCCCATATTCCCCTATGACAAACAGAGAAAATTAGAGATGTATATTCTAGACTTAGAACCCCATTATAGTCACCAATCTGAAGCCCATACTACTGGTGTGGAAGAATACATTTTTATTCATCAAGGTATTCTGGAATTGACTACTGGAGAAAAAGAATACACAATAAAAACCGGCAATTCTATCCATTTTAATGCAGACCAAAAACATATATATACAAATATTACTGAAAAAACTACCATAGCTTACCTAACAATGTATTACCCTGTCTAA
- the fba gene encoding class II fructose-1,6-bisphosphate aldolase — MPLISSTKLLLKAQKGGYAIGAFNAENMEMIQAIVEAAEELSSPVIIQTTPSTVAYANVDMYRAMVNTVANDVSVPVVMHLDHGKSLDLCKQAIEAQYTSVMFDGSTLSFEENMLLTRKVVDTAKPKGIPVEAELGTVGGKEDDHEVSDKDALYTNPKQAKQFVDRTGVQSLAVAIGTAHGFYKQEPRLDFDRLKEIRKAIDIPLVLHGASGVSDESVMKSIQLGICKVNFATELRVAFTKGVNKVLEEAPNIYDPKKYCAAGRAEVKKLVKEKIIICGSKKKAQANAFIS, encoded by the coding sequence ATGCCATTAATAAGCTCTACCAAATTATTGTTAAAAGCTCAGAAAGGTGGTTATGCTATAGGGGCTTTTAATGCTGAAAATATGGAGATGATTCAAGCTATAGTTGAAGCAGCAGAGGAATTAAGTTCTCCGGTAATTATCCAGACTACACCGTCTACGGTTGCTTATGCCAATGTAGACATGTATAGAGCTATGGTAAATACAGTAGCCAACGATGTATCTGTACCTGTTGTTATGCATTTAGATCATGGCAAAAGTTTGGACTTATGTAAGCAAGCTATAGAAGCGCAATACACCTCTGTGATGTTTGACGGCTCCACCTTGTCTTTTGAAGAAAATATGTTATTGACTCGAAAAGTAGTAGATACTGCAAAACCGAAAGGAATCCCGGTAGAAGCTGAGTTGGGAACTGTAGGTGGAAAGGAAGATGATCATGAGGTATCAGATAAAGATGCCCTCTATACAAATCCGAAGCAAGCCAAACAATTTGTGGACCGTACTGGTGTGCAGTCATTAGCTGTTGCCATTGGAACAGCTCATGGTTTTTATAAACAAGAACCAAGATTAGACTTTGATCGTCTTAAAGAAATACGAAAAGCTATAGATATACCACTTGTATTACATGGTGCATCAGGTGTATCTGATGAATCAGTAATGAAATCGATCCAACTAGGAATTTGTAAAGTTAATTTTGCTACTGAATTACGCGTTGCTTTTACTAAAGGTGTCAATAAAGTGCTTGAAGAAGCTCCAAATATATATGATCCTAAGAAATATTGTGCGGCTGGTCGAGCAGAAGTGAAAAAATTAGTGAAAGAAAAGATTATAATATGTGGCTCAAAAAAGAAAGCCCAGGCAAATGCCTTTATCAGTTAA
- a CDS encoding sugar ABC transporter ATP-binding protein: protein MKRSDYILEAKNITKVFNNTKVLNSVNLSVKRGEVHALLGENGAGKSTLMKIIMGEHKPDGKSEIFFNNQKVDIKNPSEALKTGISMIYQELSSISDMTIEENIFLGREILHKGLPFIDKKNLFMKTQKLLSMFDLNLNPNTKTRQLSVAQKQMIEIIKAVSYEANLIIMDEPTSSLSDKEVEKLFEAINNIRKRGVSVIYISHKLEELFEIADRVTVLRDGSYIGTEETKNVSKEKLIEMMVGRKLENLFPKKKAEIGSIYFEVRNYNKMNIFKNINFHVKKGEILGFAGLIGAGRTELARAIFGLDEVDDGVLILDGKEIKIDSSKDAIDKGIYMLSEDRKELGLVLCRSIKENISLPHFDKTFIDFKSENTKCVDVTKRTNVKMNNLDQKVKYLSGGNQQKVVLSKWLIKKPKVLILDEPTRGIDIGAKAEIYNIISDLANEGISIILISSELPELIALSDRILVMSEGEITKELKRNSFENEAFSQESILKHAIGGGPN, encoded by the coding sequence TTGAAAAGATCTGATTATATTTTAGAAGCGAAAAATATAACAAAAGTATTTAATAATACCAAGGTTTTAAATAGTGTGAATTTATCTGTGAAAAGAGGAGAAGTTCATGCATTATTAGGTGAAAATGGAGCTGGTAAATCTACCTTAATGAAAATTATTATGGGTGAGCATAAGCCTGACGGCAAATCAGAAATCTTCTTTAATAATCAAAAGGTGGATATAAAAAACCCTTCTGAAGCACTAAAAACTGGCATTTCAATGATATATCAAGAATTAAGCTCAATATCTGATATGACTATAGAAGAAAACATATTTTTAGGGAGAGAGATACTGCATAAAGGTTTACCATTTATAGACAAGAAAAATCTCTTTATGAAAACTCAAAAACTACTGAGTATGTTTGATCTAAATTTAAATCCAAACACAAAAACAAGGCAATTAAGTGTGGCCCAAAAACAAATGATAGAAATAATTAAAGCAGTCTCTTATGAAGCTAATTTAATTATTATGGATGAACCTACTTCTTCGCTCAGTGATAAGGAAGTAGAAAAACTTTTTGAGGCAATCAATAATATTAGAAAAAGAGGAGTTTCGGTAATATATATATCACATAAGTTAGAAGAATTATTTGAAATTGCTGATAGAGTAACAGTACTAAGAGATGGCAGTTATATTGGAACAGAGGAGACGAAGAATGTTTCTAAAGAAAAATTAATTGAAATGATGGTAGGTAGGAAGCTTGAAAACTTATTTCCCAAGAAGAAAGCTGAAATTGGGAGTATATATTTTGAAGTTAGAAATTATAACAAAATGAATATATTTAAAAATATTAATTTTCATGTTAAAAAGGGTGAAATATTAGGGTTTGCAGGTTTAATTGGTGCAGGAAGAACAGAGTTAGCTAGGGCAATATTTGGTTTAGATGAAGTTGATGATGGAGTTTTGATTTTAGATGGTAAAGAAATAAAAATAGATTCATCAAAAGATGCAATAGATAAAGGAATTTATATGCTTAGTGAAGATAGGAAAGAACTGGGGTTAGTTTTATGTAGATCAATTAAAGAGAATATTAGTCTTCCTCATTTCGATAAAACTTTTATAGATTTTAAATCTGAAAATACAAAATGTGTTGACGTTACAAAAAGAACGAATGTAAAAATGAATAATCTTGATCAAAAAGTAAAATATCTTAGTGGAGGTAATCAACAAAAGGTAGTTTTATCAAAATGGCTTATAAAAAAACCTAAAGTTCTAATTTTAGATGAACCGACTCGAGGAATTGATATTGGAGCTAAGGCAGAAATATATAATATTATTTCTGATCTAGCAAATGAGGGAATATCAATAATTCTTATTTCATCGGAATTACCTGAGTTAATAGCTTTAAGCGATAGGATATTAGTTATGAGTGAAGGTGAAATAACTAAAGAGCTAAAAAGAAATAGTTTTGAAAATGAAGCTTTTTCACAAGAATCAATATTAAAACATGCTATAGGAGGGGGACCAAATTAA
- the folE gene encoding GTP cyclohydrolase I FolE: protein MAIDKTKIEEHIRGILMALGEDPEREGLLETPARVARMYEEIFEGISYTNDEIAEMFNRTFEDDLYISEYNKEIVMLRDIEIFSFCEHHLALMYNMKVAVAYIPNGKILGLSKIARIADMVSKRLQLQERIGSDIAEIMQKVTETEDVAVLIEGQHACMTARGIKNTNAVTVTTTLCGRFNTDQCLMDKLMVLYNKIL from the coding sequence GTGGCAATAGATAAAACAAAGATAGAAGAACATATACGCGGGATTTTAATGGCTTTAGGAGAGGATCCAGAACGTGAAGGCCTTTTAGAAACTCCTGCCCGTGTGGCAAGGATGTATGAAGAGATATTTGAAGGAATAAGCTACACAAATGATGAAATTGCCGAGATGTTTAATAGGACCTTTGAAGATGATCTATATATATCTGAATACAACAAGGAAATTGTAATGCTGCGGGATATTGAAATATTTAGTTTTTGTGAGCATCATCTTGCACTTATGTATAATATGAAGGTGGCTGTGGCTTATATACCTAATGGTAAAATACTAGGGTTAAGTAAGATAGCAAGAATAGCCGATATGGTGAGCAAAAGACTACAGCTTCAGGAGCGGATTGGATCGGATATAGCTGAAATAATGCAGAAGGTAACAGAAACAGAGGATGTTGCTGTCCTAATCGAAGGCCAGCATGCATGTATGACTGCCAGAGGCATTAAAAATACTAATGCAGTTACAGTGACAACAACTTTATGCGGGAGATTCAACACTGATCAGTGCCTAATGGACAAGCTTATGGTGCTGTATAATAAGATACTATAA